A genomic region of Psychrobacter sp. M13 contains the following coding sequences:
- a CDS encoding PTS transporter subunit IIC: MTTAISTPPPRPIKAFFQKYFIDAFTGMALGLFVTLIAGLIISQIGGWLNLPVLVSIGKLASVLMGAGIGVGIAYYLKAPTLVMLSCLVAGMLGAHSEALMAGTLFIPQEAGPATFLALPGNPIGAYLAAVFAYRAGTWVAGKTKLDILLVPLFVCAVAWAVCALLNPPVVAAVNAIGIGIQAATELQPLLMGIVIAVVVGILLTLPTSSAAICIAIGLGGVAGGAAVVGCAAHMIGFAVASYKDNGVSGVISQGLGTSMLQIPNVLRKPIVLLPAVIASAIVGPIATVVFQLACTATGAGMGTAGLVGVFGVIEASQELMGVTELWTAIILLMFVLPAIIAGVVAYIMRRMGWLVAGDMKLP, encoded by the coding sequence ATGACGACTGCTATTTCTACACCACCACCTAGACCTATTAAGGCATTTTTTCAAAAATACTTTATTGATGCTTTTACAGGTATGGCATTAGGACTATTTGTCACCTTAATTGCAGGACTTATCATCTCACAAATCGGTGGTTGGTTGAATTTGCCAGTATTGGTCTCGATTGGTAAGCTGGCATCTGTGCTCATGGGTGCAGGTATCGGTGTTGGCATCGCTTATTATCTAAAAGCACCGACGCTAGTGATGCTTAGCTGCTTAGTCGCAGGGATGCTAGGCGCGCACTCTGAAGCACTAATGGCGGGCACTTTATTTATCCCGCAAGAGGCAGGTCCAGCAACGTTTTTAGCATTGCCAGGTAACCCCATCGGTGCGTACTTAGCCGCTGTATTTGCTTATCGCGCAGGTACTTGGGTAGCGGGCAAGACTAAGCTTGATATCCTGCTAGTGCCTTTATTCGTATGCGCAGTCGCTTGGGCGGTCTGTGCGCTGCTCAATCCGCCAGTAGTCGCAGCTGTTAACGCTATTGGTATCGGTATTCAAGCCGCCACTGAGCTACAGCCCTTATTAATGGGTATAGTGATCGCAGTCGTAGTGGGTATTTTGTTGACGCTACCAACCTCTAGTGCCGCTATTTGTATCGCTATTGGTTTGGGTGGTGTAGCAGGTGGGGCAGCAGTAGTCGGCTGCGCAGCACATATGATCGGCTTTGCTGTCGCTAGTTATAAAGATAACGGCGTGAGTGGTGTCATATCCCAAGGTTTAGGCACGAGTATGCTGCAAATACCCAACGTCCTTAGAAAGCCGATAGTCCTATTGCCCGCCGTGATTGCCAGCGCTATTGTCGGACCGATTGCTACCGTCGTCTTTCAATTGGCTTGTACAGCTACTGGCGCAGGTATGGGTACGGCAGGACTAGTCGGGGTGTTCGGAGTGATTGAAGCCTCTCAAGAGCTGATGGGTGTCACTGAATTATGGACTGCGATCATATTATTGATGTTCGTACTACCTGCTATTATCGCGGGAGTAGTTGCCTATATTATGCGCCGTATGGGTTGGCTCGTCGCTGGTGATATGAAGTTGCCATAA
- a CDS encoding SPOR domain-containing protein, with the protein MLAKKPKGATQKRKTSSVSGLLWMFVGAILTLMIGVFLYLSPLFDFSPAGESETDRDRQVEPRVNTDVDNGDYEFYDILPNQEMATIPDEAIGNSNSEQIGNIEAFEPDVVITQPESTANNNDPGNFGISENTTIEPTRGAPNNAGSGNASADNDIVIVEENTTYDGTTPNSNSSTTNAGSTVTRPNNATATVPKPAAATTYILQINSFGNADEADRRRAQVLMAGVDARVIKNTTGSGAPIYQVISRPMNNRQVVTNAQQRLQNNGIDSIIVEQRR; encoded by the coding sequence ATGTTGGCCAAAAAACCTAAAGGCGCGACTCAAAAGCGCAAGACCAGTAGTGTCTCAGGCTTATTATGGATGTTTGTAGGGGCTATCTTGACCCTTATGATCGGCGTGTTTTTGTATTTATCACCACTATTTGACTTTAGCCCCGCAGGCGAGTCTGAGACTGATCGTGATCGGCAAGTTGAGCCACGGGTCAATACTGATGTCGATAATGGTGATTATGAGTTTTATGATATCTTGCCCAATCAAGAAATGGCGACAATACCTGATGAGGCTATTGGCAATTCAAATAGCGAGCAGATAGGTAATATTGAAGCCTTTGAGCCAGATGTAGTGATTACTCAGCCTGAGAGCACTGCTAATAATAATGATCCAGGTAATTTTGGTATCTCCGAGAATACGACTATCGAGCCTACTCGAGGCGCACCAAATAATGCTGGTAGCGGCAATGCCAGCGCTGATAATGATATCGTCATTGTAGAAGAAAACACTACTTATGACGGTACTACGCCTAATAGTAACAGCAGTACCACTAACGCTGGTAGCACCGTAACTCGACCCAATAATGCGACTGCCACAGTACCAAAACCTGCCGCTGCTACTACTTATATTTTACAGATAAATAGCTTTGGCAATGCGGATGAAGCCGATCGCCGCCGTGCGCAAGTACTGATGGCTGGGGTTGATGCCAGAGTAATCAAAAATACGACAGGTAGCGGTGCGCCTATTTATCAAGTTATCTCACGTCCGATGAATAATCGGCAAGTCGTGACCAACGCCCAGCAACGCCTGCAAAATAATGGTATCGACTCAATTATCGTTGAGCAGCGTCGTTAA